One genomic segment of Gottschalkia acidurici 9a includes these proteins:
- a CDS encoding (2Fe-2S)-binding protein: MLVKLNINGTNKEVNIKPHDYLLEVLRELGYLGVKRGCETGNCGVCTILVDDRPILSCGYLAARAEGHKITTIEGVQDRAKAIGQCIVDEGADQCGYCTPGLVMATIGLENENPNPTEDEIRHYLTNNLCRCTGYAGHMRGLKKYFKVVD; encoded by the coding sequence ATGCTAGTAAAATTAAATATAAATGGAACAAATAAAGAAGTAAATATAAAACCTCATGATTATTTATTAGAAGTATTAAGAGAACTAGGATATTTAGGTGTAAAAAGAGGATGTGAAACAGGTAACTGTGGAGTATGTACAATTCTTGTAGATGATCGTCCTATACTTTCATGTGGATATTTAGCTGCTAGAGCGGAAGGACATAAAATAACTACAATAGAAGGTGTACAGGATAGAGCCAAAGCTATAGGACAATGTATAGTAGACGAAGGTGCTGACCAATGTGGATACTGTACTCCAGGATTAGTAATGGCAACAATAGGACTAGAAAATGAGAACCCAAATCCTACAGAAGATGAAATAAGACACTATTTAACAAACAACCTTTGCAGATGTACAGGATATGCTGGACATATGAGAGGACTTAAAAAATATTTTAAGGTGGTGGACTAA
- a CDS encoding FAD binding domain-containing protein produces the protein MITFGDYIKPKSIEEAYEIISTKKPARVMGGGMYMKMGTRRIGLLVDLCDAGLSYINETEDSVEIGAMTTFREMETSEILNRCFDEHIQDSIRDVIGVQFRNIVTIGGTVYIKHGFSDLILPLLALDARVVFFNGGEISLEDYLKEEGMRRDILEKIIIPKREVKASYQSLRISKGDYAVLLVSALKDKDGYRITVGARPQKAALAYDAMKLLNESGATEENIIRAGEIASEELTFGTNTRGSKEYRKEICKVLVKRALKEVESC, from the coding sequence ATGATAACTTTTGGAGACTATATAAAACCCAAAAGCATAGAAGAAGCATACGAAATCATAAGTACTAAGAAGCCTGCCAGAGTAATGGGTGGTGGAATGTATATGAAAATGGGAACTAGAAGAATAGGACTTCTGGTTGACCTATGTGATGCAGGATTAAGTTATATTAACGAAACTGAAGATAGCGTTGAGATAGGTGCAATGACTACTTTCAGAGAAATGGAAACAAGTGAAATTTTAAACAGATGCTTTGATGAGCACATACAAGACTCTATAAGAGACGTTATAGGGGTACAGTTTAGAAACATAGTAACAATAGGTGGTACAGTTTATATAAAACATGGATTCTCTGACCTTATACTTCCGTTATTAGCACTAGATGCAAGAGTGGTGTTCTTTAACGGAGGAGAAATATCTTTAGAAGACTATCTAAAAGAAGAAGGCATGAGAAGAGATATATTAGAAAAAATAATAATACCAAAAAGAGAAGTAAAAGCTTCATACCAATCATTAAGAATATCTAAAGGTGACTATGCAGTATTATTAGTTTCAGCATTAAAAGATAAAGATGGATACAGAATAACAGTAGGAGCAAGACCACAAAAAGCAGCTTTAGCATATGATGCTATGAAGCTTTTAAATGAATCAGGTGCAACTGAGGAAAACATTATCAGAGCTGGTGAGATAGCTTCTGAAGAGCTTACTTTCGGAACTAATACTAGAGGTTCTAAAGAATATAGAAAAGAAATATGTAAAGTATTAGTAAAAAGAGCTTTAAAGGAGGTTGAATCATGCTAG
- a CDS encoding VanW family protein, giving the protein MSNGAKIALISVFIILIVAVGGFSYNILNNNTIYNGVSIDDLEVGGFQKEEAKDYLESILKDGLENRKMTLGNGNYTKEVKYKDLGIDHEYQKSVEEAYQIGRRGNILARMKEIFTVSLNGKNIELKIKKDDNKIISLVETVNSEISSEKKDATIKYSEGRFIVTDEVIGIAVDKKKLTKNINDSIMVGEFIEIPITEDKPKMTKELLSLISSEIGSYSTSFGLEDSNRVHNVQLSAKSIDGRVVLPGEVFSFNETTGPRSKSAGYKEATVIMNGEFVPGEGGGVCQVSSTLYNTLLNSKMDIVERHPHTLPVGYVPEERDATVAYGYLDLKFRNSSEAPIYIKADVIGNQLIIKLFGKNKA; this is encoded by the coding sequence ATGAGTAATGGTGCTAAAATTGCTTTAATAAGTGTTTTTATTATATTAATAGTTGCTGTGGGAGGCTTTTCTTACAATATACTGAATAACAATACCATATATAATGGAGTCAGTATAGATGATCTTGAAGTAGGTGGATTTCAAAAAGAGGAAGCAAAAGATTACCTGGAAAGCATTTTAAAAGATGGACTAGAGAATAGAAAAATGACTCTAGGCAATGGGAATTATACTAAAGAAGTAAAATATAAAGATTTAGGTATAGACCATGAGTATCAGAAATCAGTCGAAGAAGCTTATCAAATAGGCCGAAGAGGAAATATATTAGCTCGAATGAAAGAAATTTTTACAGTAAGCTTAAATGGAAAGAATATTGAGTTGAAAATAAAAAAAGATGATAATAAAATTATAAGCTTAGTCGAAACAGTAAACAGTGAAATATCATCAGAAAAAAAAGATGCCACAATAAAGTACTCGGAAGGCAGATTTATAGTAACAGATGAGGTTATAGGAATTGCAGTAGATAAGAAAAAGTTAACAAAGAATATAAATGATAGCATAATGGTTGGAGAATTTATAGAAATTCCTATAACAGAAGACAAACCAAAAATGACAAAAGAATTACTTAGCCTAATAAGTAGTGAGATAGGTTCATATTCTACTAGTTTTGGTCTGGAAGACTCAAATCGAGTGCACAATGTGCAACTTTCTGCTAAATCAATAGATGGGAGAGTAGTTCTACCAGGAGAAGTTTTTTCGTTTAATGAAACAACAGGACCTAGAAGTAAGAGTGCTGGTTATAAAGAGGCAACTGTAATAATGAATGGAGAATTTGTTCCAGGTGAAGGTGGAGGGGTATGTCAAGTGTCAAGTACACTTTACAATACTTTGTTGAATTCAAAGATGGATATAGTAGAAAGACACCCACATACTTTGCCAGTGGGATATGTTCCAGAAGAAAGAGATGCTACAGTTGCATATGGATACTTAGATTTAAAATTTAGAAATAGCTCTGAAGCCCCAATATATATAAAAGCAGATGTAATTGGAAATCAACTTATAATAAAACTATTTGGTAAAAATAAGGCATAG
- a CDS encoding DUF2225 domain-containing protein, producing the protein MIYSKKLTCPVCGNKFTSMKSMDSKLRVERIDSDFLTHYRGETIPLKYSVFVCPKCGYSAVENSFDNMNTRKKQIIKDEITKKWVEKDYTKERTMQDAIMCYKLALYCGEVLQLKKVELASICLKIAWLYRINNDENEKRFLKLSVELYEKSYSEEESNMDELTLIYLIGNLYMRIGDIDQATNWMGKVISNPYIKSNPKIEKLSREQWGIIKENRNN; encoded by the coding sequence ATGATATATAGTAAAAAACTAACATGCCCAGTATGTGGAAACAAATTTACGAGCATGAAATCGATGGATTCTAAGCTTAGAGTGGAAAGAATTGACTCGGATTTTTTAACTCATTATAGAGGAGAAACTATTCCTTTAAAATATAGTGTATTTGTTTGTCCTAAGTGTGGCTATTCAGCTGTAGAAAATAGCTTTGATAATATGAATACTAGAAAAAAGCAAATAATAAAAGATGAAATAACTAAAAAGTGGGTAGAGAAAGACTATACAAAAGAAAGAACTATGCAAGATGCTATAATGTGCTATAAATTGGCACTATACTGTGGTGAAGTACTTCAATTAAAAAAAGTAGAGTTAGCAAGTATATGCTTAAAAATAGCATGGCTTTATAGGATAAATAATGATGAAAATGAAAAAAGATTTCTTAAGCTTTCAGTGGAGCTTTACGAAAAGTCGTACAGTGAAGAGGAAAGTAACATGGACGAATTGACGTTAATATATTTAATAGGAAATCTATATATGAGAATTGGTGATATAGATCAAGCTACTAACTGGATGGGCAAAGTAATATCTAATCCGTATATAAAAAGTAATCCTAAGATTGAAAAACTATCTAGGGAGCAGTGGGGAATTATAAAAGAAAATAGAAATAACTAA